A portion of the Juglans microcarpa x Juglans regia isolate MS1-56 chromosome 1D, Jm3101_v1.0, whole genome shotgun sequence genome contains these proteins:
- the LOC121253597 gene encoding rop guanine nucleotide exchange factor 3, whose product MDNLSNSDDYDLGYQPSVSSVDQNDLSTSETPGRSTMSGSPFAYCRTNSEASAFSEPIDGNSFSSEPSPSPWPVAKSRSLNRLPMKPHRQVVHDKLDDHESTDLELEMMKERFAKLLLGEDMSGGGKGVCTAVTISNSITNLYATVFGQNLRLEPLSPEKKALWKREMDCLLSVCDYIVEFSPTLKDLDDGTTVEMMASTARSDIYINLPALQKLDMMLIEIMDSFEDTEFWYAKQGSMSGKSVRSGSFRRVSQRKEDKWWLPVPCVPPGGLSEKARKHLQHKRDCANQIHKAAMAINSTILAEMEIPESFVATLPKSGKSCLGESIYRYMCTGDKFSPEHLLDCLNITSEHEALELADRVEASMYTWRRKACMSHSKSSWDLVKDLMADSDRSDKNHVLAERAESLLFCLKQRYPELSQTTLDTSKIQYNRDVGQAILESYSRVLEGLAFNIVAWIEDVLYVDRT is encoded by the exons ATGGATAATTTGTCGAATTCTGATGATTATGATCTGGGTTATCAACCTTCAGTTTCTTCAGTGGATCAAAATGATCTATCAACTTCAGAAACTCCGGGGCGTTCTACGATGAGTGGGAGTCCTTTTGCATACTGCAGGACTAATTCAGAGGCCTCAGCCTTCTCAGAGCCTATAGACGGAAACAGCTTTTCTAGTGAACCTTCTCCTTCCCCCTGGCCAGTAGCCAAATCCAGATCCCTCAACAGACTACCAATGAAGCCCCACAGGCAAGTTGTGCACGATAAACTTGATGATCATGAATCTACTGATTTAG AGCTTGAAATGATGAAGGAAAGATTTGCAAAACTTCTGTTGGGTGAAGACATGTCTGGAGGTGGGAAAGGTGTCTGCACTGCTGTGACTATCTCAAATTCCATAACAAACCTCTACG CAACTGTATTTGGCCAAAACTTAAGGTTAGAGCCTCTGAGTCCCGAGAAGAAGGCTTTGTGGAAAAGAGAAATGGATTGTCTTCTATCTGTGTGTGATTACATAGTGGAGTTTAGCCCAACCTTGAAAGATTTAGATGATGGGACAACTGTGGAG ATGATGGCAAGTACAGCAAGATCGGATATTTATATTAATCTTCCTGCATTGCAGAAGCTTGACATGATGCTCATA GAAATAATGGATAGTTTTGAAGATACGGAGTTCTGGTACGCGAAACAGGGGAGCATGTCGGGGAAGTCAGTTCGTTCAGGCTCATTTCGAAGGGTTTCTCAGCGGAAAGAAGACAAATGGTGGTTGCCAGTTCCATGTGTTCCTCCAGGTGGCCTCTCTGAGAAGGCAAGGAAGCACTTGCAACACAAACGGGACTGTGCTAATCAAATTCACAAGGCCGCCATGGCCATTAACAGTACTATTCTTGCAGAGATGGAAATCCCAGAATCATTCGTGGCAACTCTTCCAAAA AGTGGAAAATCATGTCTAGGAGAATCAATTTACCGCTATATGTGTACCGGAGATAAATTCTCACCAGAACATCTTCTTGACTGTCTGAATATAACATCCGAACATGAAGCACTTGAGCTTGCAGACAGGGTTGAAGCTTCTATGTATACATGGAGGCGTAAAGCATGTATGAGCCATTCAAAGTCATCCTGGGACCTGGTAAAGGATCTCATGGCTGACTCTGACCGGAGTGACAAAAATCATGTTCTAGCAGAGAGAGCTGAAAGTTTACTGTTCTGCCTCAAACAGAGGTATCCTGAGCTATCACAGACAACATTGGACACTAGCAAGATTCAGTACAATAGG GATGTGGGGCAAGCAATATTAGAGAGCTACTCAAGGGTGTTGGAAGGCCTAGCGTTCAACATTGTAGCTTGGATTGAAGATGTTCTTTATGTAGACAGAACATGA